One genomic window of Candidatus Rokuibacteriota bacterium includes the following:
- a CDS encoding CBS domain-containing protein: MNIAHLLARKGRGVVTIRPEETIRQALGLLVQHKIGALVVVDGRQQPVGILSERDIVRGAARDEGVFALVVSGLMTRDVIIGAPHDDVQTVAHTMTERRIRHVPVMDQGALVGIVSIGDLVKAQRDQYEGELETLQTQLLAKQT; encoded by the coding sequence ATGAACATCGCACACCTGCTCGCGAGGAAGGGGCGCGGGGTGGTCACGATCCGGCCGGAGGAGACCATCCGGCAGGCGCTCGGCCTCCTCGTCCAGCACAAGATCGGCGCCCTGGTCGTCGTGGACGGCCGCCAGCAGCCGGTTGGGATCCTCTCGGAGCGCGACATCGTGCGCGGGGCGGCGCGGGACGAGGGCGTGTTCGCCCTGGTGGTGAGCGGGCTGATGACGCGAGACGTGATCATCGGCGCCCCGCACGATGACGTGCAGACCGTCGCCCACACCATGACCGAGCGGCGGATCCGCCACGTCCCCGTGATGGACCAGGGGGCGCTGGTGGGGATCGTCTCCATCGGGGACCTGGTGAAGGCGCAGCGCGACCAGTACGAGGGAGAGCTGGAGACCTTGCAGACCCAGCTCCTGGCGAAACAGACCTGA
- a CDS encoding GIY-YIG nuclease family protein, with protein MPCIYILRCRDGSLYTGSAKDLARRLAQHRNGRASRYTRSRLPVELVWARRVRAWRQALREERRIKSLTRPQKEALLRAETP; from the coding sequence ATGCCCTGCATCTACATCCTGCGCTGCCGGGACGGGTCCCTCTACACGGGCAGCGCCAAGGACCTCGCCCGGCGGCTCGCGCAGCATCGGAACGGGCGCGCCTCGCGCTACACCCGCTCGCGGCTACCCGTCGAGCTGGTCTGGGCGCGCCGGGTGCGCGCGTGGCGCCAGGCGCTGAGAGAAGAGCGCCGGATCAAGTCGCTCACTCGCCCGCAGAAGGAGGCGCTGCTGCGGGCAGAGACCCCATGA